The Biomphalaria glabrata chromosome 6, xgBioGlab47.1, whole genome shotgun sequence genomic interval tataaaaatgtaattatagtCTTCAGCAGGCTTCACTTGGCTATTTATGGtcatcttgtttttaaaatcaaatttgtaTGCATATAcaaaaaactacttttaaaacaagatgTACAAGGCTATTCATGTTATTTAAAAGTTGTATAGAATAATGGAAACACATGGTGGTCTTTATTATTCTTGAGCTTATACAAAGAGTATCCACAGaagattgttttgtttctatggtgagaaactttatctttttaatttattttcaatcaTCTGTGAATTTCTTAGCCTGAAATGCAATCattaggtcaatttttttttttttttttcacctgtaATTATCAAAGTATGTATGCTTAATATATACACTTAACATACATTTATACCAGCTGTTCAATACAATTTGACAGAGATCATCATTTTTCTCCTATGAACCCTATTGATGATGGTCTTATTATGGTTAATGTATTGTCACTGTTGTGTTAGGTGTTAGTTTGTATGTTAATGATCTATGACAGGGCTGGCGACCCTTTTTCAGTCCGAGTGccaattaatttcaatttaaaaacaatgaagatTGTTGCGTGCCCAGTAGGTCTACTAGTGACGCCACTATATAAAAGAAGTGCTACAGTCAGTAAGTCAACTGCATGTATAAAAACAGCTTAGTAACAATATTActtgtttattcaattttattatcCTGACCTACAGATTTGAAGTCTTAGGGCAGGTCAATCAGTGCGACTTCTGCTGTTGTGTGGTAGAAGATAACAGTTTAATATCTGGTGTATACCGTGTATTCTTCAAAGTTACACACACCGCACTTAGTTCATCGGTCAAGCAACTTCTGGCATCTGATTTAATATAGTtcattgtagaaaaaaaaggttcGCATGAGTAAGTAGACAAGAAAATTGACATAATGGATGTTGCTACGTTTATCAGAGAATTGAAAGTTTTAGGCAGGTCATTCCAAACTTGAAGAATCTCATTTTCTGCTAATATCTGAGGTTCTAATGATCCATTTAACCATTCACGTTCAATTAATTCAAGTCGTATTCGTAAGTCAATAAATTTCTGTCTCCAAATTGCGCTGGACTGAAACTCAACAAGTTGCATTTCAAAGTCGTGTAATCCCATCCAAGAAAACATGGTCAAAGCCAGAGCTTCAAAATCTACTGTATCtggatattttataaatttggaGGTGTACTCGAATTTTCGAAATTGTTCAAAATGCAGTGAAAATTGTTCAGCAGTTGTGTCAATTATCTCTAAAAACAATCTTTTCTGATAATCTTTGCCGGTAGTATCATGAACTTTTAAATCATCATAAAATTTCTTcagtttgttaaaatattttaattcttccTTCTCTATGCCACGTTTGTAAATCTTCAACTTTTTCTCAAATGATGTCAAGATGTCAAATGCCTGCCTAATTTTCCGAAACCTTGCAACTTCGTATTATTATTTGCTATATTTGGCAATGATGGCCAGTCTAGCGGACGATGTCACATCAGTACTTTCATCAAGGCAAATAGAATAGGCTTGACATGCATTAATATCCTTCTTTACTTGTTCTTGAATATTAACTTGCAATTTCATAACTCTCGCTTTAACTGTGTTTCAGCTTATTGGCAAATCCTTTATTCTCTGTATGACTTTATCCTTGTTTTGAAAGTCTTCAAACAAATAAGACGCACATTCTAACATTGCTTCCTTGATATAATCACCGCCACTTAAAAGTTTTCCATGTTTAGCTATAATTTTTGAAACTTCAAAACTTGCCACTAAGTTAGAAGAACTTTtaacaaagtttacaaaagaactGGATTGTGAAATCGCTTTTTTTAACTCACGCGATATATGTTCTTTTTGCTCATCCTCGCTTTTGCCTAAAAGCCAGTTGAGATTGGACTCATAATGACGTTTTACTGATGATGTCCGACAAACAACACTTTCCAAACACATGGCACATAAGGCCTTGTTTTCTCTGTGAATCCTTCCATATCTTTCAGTCCACCACTCTTGAAAAGGTCTGCCACTTCCTTCTTCttcatttagttttcttttttttaattttgagaatGACATGTTATGGtaattattctgataaaaatttattgatggCAACGCTAGCAATCGATGTAAGACCGACATGTTTTCAGTATCAACAAAATGGCGGAAGCTAAGGAGATCTCGTTCAAATACGAGAttagtcttgaaaaaaaaattattatgccCTATGCTCCCCAAATGAAACACAGTcatatgaaaaaaattatatggaaTATGATCCACTAGCGCTTCTTCCTAATTATTTACAGTTCTCGGAAATAATTGAACGTTATTAATTATGGTAATTTGAGATATCCGTgatttttccaaaaaaatacATCTCTTAATATCATTGTCATCGCGTGCCACACAAAATCGTAAGGTGGCACGCGTGTCATAGGTTCGCCAGCCCTGATCTATGAGCACAAATGACCTTCAATAAAGTCTAGTAGGGAACCAGTGCTGTAGGAGCCATATTCCCAATGGACTGAAGGAAAAAATTTTATCCAATGGCCAGATGTGGATTGAGAGCTTTTCATCCCAAGTCCATTTAGAAGTTTCCACAATGGCAGCAACCATTACTAGGTTGGGTCGGGCCATGTATGTAGTGTGCTGCACTCCAGTACTGGTCTCACTCCCTACTATTCACAAGACCCTGTATGGACCACCACTCCTATTGCTCTCCTATGACAGCCCCCTTGTGGAACGGTGTGGCAGACTTGGTTACCTGATAGAGGCCTGGTTTGCTTCTTCTAGATGTATCCATAGGGGGTGCAGTGTTGAGGCTATGGGAGATGATCTCCTTAGAGTGCAAATGAGCAGCAAGGGCCACCTActaatttgtgtaaaaaaacaacttaattttATCTTGATTACTTgcaaagaataaaatatttacattaattgtgattaaaataatgtattaatctttaaaaaaaaaaatagagtgatACTGACCTTTTCATTTTAGGCAGGTTTTTTGAGCTTGCTCTGTCATAACTTTGGAGTGGATAGTTTCAAAGACAAACAATTTGGAGAAGGAGTTTTTTGGTTAAAAGAAAGCTATCAATTAGGAAAAGATGCTGATGATGTTAGCACAAGCACTCAGGTAATGCACATTAAtgcatactatttttttttattaatacaacACTATGATTGATTCAGGAGGCATCAATATATCAACCACTATTTTTTACTTAATTGGtactatttttagcggcccccgaaaggggaaaagatgctattagttttgtgcgaaatgtctgtccgtctgtccgtccatcccgtttagatctcgtaaactagaaaagatattgaaaatccgacatcacaatattttagaccattcaaagttctgatgcaacagctactttttttttcctgaaagcgaaaaatctaatttttaaaatcagttatgcaagcagttttttaaagagaaaaagctaattagtatgcattttaagttagacctaatttagaacgaatagtaatcttataaactccattttcttgaacattttttttcatgtatttctTTTGAGAATTCGAATAAAAGACtaagcattttcaaaacaattacattatgtaaacaccaggagaggctcggtaaagcgcttagcttctgaaccgagggtcctgggttcgaatcctggtgaagactgggattttcaacttcggaatacTTGGGCACCCAAGAGTCTACCCAgatttaatgggtacctgacattagttggggacgagtaaaggcggttggtcgttgtgctggctacatgacaccctcgttaaccgtattagcggcccccaaaaggggaaaagaagcTCCGTCCgatccgtttagatctcgtaaactagaaaagatattgaaaatccgacatcacaatattttagaccattcaaagttctgatgcaatggctacttttttttttcctgaaagcgaaaaatctaatttttaaaatcagttaagcaagcagtttttttaagagaaaaagctaattagtatgcattttaagttagacctaatttaaaacgaatagtaatcttataaatatcATTTTCTTGAGCATCATTCATTTATGTATCACATTCAAGAATTCGAATTCAAGatataacattttcaaaacaattacataaagTAAAGACCAGGTGaggctcggtaaagcgcttagcttccgaaccgagggtcccgggttcgaatcctggtgaagactgggattttcaacttcggaatccttgggcgcccctgagtctacctagctctaatgggtacctgacattagttggggaaaagtaaagacgtttggtcgttgtgctggctacatgacatcctcgttaaccgtaggccacaaaaacagatgaactttacgtaaaatcatctgccctatagaccacaaggtctgaagggggaactaattaggccaggttcacatctaactttgcattcacttgcacctatcctttgatctgcagcaccattggggcactacacaagatctgtcaaccttctttctccattcttatctctcatttgtctttgatataatttcatttggatgttctttctgaaaatattgaagcctgcctgggtggaccacttcgggggccgattttaagtttgtgtttccacacaaactgtctttgtaaccttgtttgtttaaaggtttatttatattttttttatctatatttcatttgaaaattatattctgaaGGCTAGTACTCTACGGCTTTTAGCTAATTGCtacatggaagaaaaaaacacagATTGGATAGAAAATGCATTCAACGCCATTCATTTGGCAAATAAAGTAAGaatttgaattaattttaaGGTGTTTAATCAACAACTAATGATACTTGtccttgattttttaaaatgggtaGTTAccaattttttattctttacaatttttttcattagatTGACCCACATCCTGCTGGAATTTATTTGAAACTGCAACTTAATGTTTTAGATGAGGAACCAAATTTAAACTTAATACTTGGTAaagtttttttataataattttcttaTTGCCAAATTTCTATTTATGTTAGAAAtagagctaaaaaaaatttttatcatttatttaataataagttcTAAAAAGGAAACTTTGCCATATtaattaagtataaataatGTGCATGTTTGTTAAAGCATGGGGTGGTGTTTAGGAGAAGTATTTAgaagataagaaatattttaagtaGGCAAGTGTCTGCATTTACCTATCCTCCCTTTCAATCATACATGTGGTCTTTAGCCTCTCTTCAAGAGAtgttacatcataaagacagcAGCATAGACCTAGTACTGAATGCTCTTCACCTATTAAAGAAACACCAAATGTAGGTATATCAAATACATAtcattaatgtttttaaaaatcttgtttATCCTTAAACAATGTAAGTTGTCtgtgaaatattattaatataggaATAAGATTAAAGTGTCTATCTCTAGATTTGTATTTCTATTAGATCAAGTGTTGCCTTTCAACTACGCCTAgaaattctaaaaaaatttgAGTTTCATCCTGACTATGGTTTGCTGCTGGTTACGATGCTTGATTCATTTCTCACAGAATCTGATGGAGAGTTTGCTAAAACATTTTCTCAGGAGTGTATCATTGGTAATGCTCAAAACATTATTAGATTTAACTTGTAATTAAACTTGCTAGAGATCGGCCTAGtatattgtttacaaaatatcTGCTACTATTCTTAGCTCACAATACTATTGGAAGATTGGATGGAGCAACATTGAAGCGTTTCCACATTTTGTTTTGGTCAAAAGCAGCAGAAATGTTTGAggtaatacttttaaaaatttttatataaaaaaggaataatatTAGAATTCTTTTTCAGTTATGTTAATaggaattaatatttagtatgcTTGTATATGTAATCaaagaataaaatgtataacttatacattaaattttaattttaaaataatgagtgTCCTCAAAGAATTCTTTTCTAGAACTAAAGGATTCTGTTGTCTAGAAATTTGTAGCAACAATCATTTAATTTGAGAATTTTTCtctgaagaagaagaattgaaacttagttgttgttgttgtttttttcaatctaattgtgtcaattttttttgcatttctaAACTAATTATAAGAATCTTAATCCAAACAGAATGAAAATTACAGTGGCTCTATTACTTGGTATAACTATTCCCTGAGTCTTTATTCTTCACTGAGCCCATCAGAACCTAATCTTGGAAAACTGCATAGAAATTTGGCTACATGTTATTTGCTTGTTGGTGAAACAGCCAAGGCCAGTTTAGCttcttttttataaacattttgtcTAATTAAAAATAGTCTTAATTAGCAGTCTAAATGAAAGCTATTATATCAATGAACTATCTTTACAGGCTTCAACAGCAATAGAATTATCTGAAAAATGTGAGCCAAACAATGCACATGCACAATATATTAGTTTCAAAGTAGCTCTAGCCACCAATGATTGGGAAAAAGGTTTGTTGCAATTTTATtggtattatttatttgtttctttttttattaaatactctctctttttatatatatttttattatatgcaAAATccttgttaaacatttttagtaacactattttttacaatacctgtATTTAACTCATATCATACCTTTGTGGAGACTTCTGGGTGGGAAGGTGGAACCTGGCTGAACaaggatctcaaaaacggctccaacgattttcctaaaaatttgacAGCTGCTATATATTGTTGACCCTTAAAAAAGATACCTACAACAAAGCTAGACAGGCTTTAGAGTGGAACCCATAGggcacaagacgtagaggaagaccaaaaagaacatggcgatgAAGCATAGAataggaaagagctgggaagccattcaAAAACTAGCAAGAGCCTGTGGATAGTGGTGTGTTTTAAaaaggccctatgttccatgaggaacgcaaaggaaagatgatgatatGGATTTATATTGTTGGGAAAAGAAATACTTGCTTGTTggtcacactgggaaaactagtttgatcattattatttttcaaagtaaaaaaaagaaataaatttaaatttggctagagaacgagaaaatctttatcttgaatgGACTTTAAGTCTTCGGTTATTTTTGCATTCCTTGAAGaggttaataaattaatgttcaggaacattttgcacatCTTCTtgtaagtctaaatctaaaggcctatcattggataATTATAAGGTCTAGTAGATCTCTACATTCGATTAAccaaaaaatgttccattgtttttttatcaaacattcattagttattaagagaataaaatcgctctataagttgtataaaggatttatattttatgtttttcttgttatgccAAAATTTAGTAatcagaagacaaaaaaaaacaatgtttttttaaatgaaatctatacttttttttttttttttaacaatgtaaCTTTTTTCTATAACTCTACATCCTAGCTATAAAAAGTTTGAACCAATTAGTGAATTGTTCACCTAAAGATGATGATACAAATAATATTATTTGTTTAGCTGCTCATTCTGCTTTAGAAGTAAGTGTTTTTCTTTAGTAGAAAGTTGTacaatttttcttttgctttgtATAGTGTAATTTTCATGCCACAGCATTCACattgcgctatggtccaatctccttttgtggacctgtggggCAATGTGTATCTGGGGAAAGGTTTTTTGCCCAAATTCTCTCAGTAGACATAACTCAGCTTGAGTCTGGATTCAAACTCCAAGCCCCCGTGATAGACCAAGCCCCTCAAATACTCATCccacattgtttttgtaatattgtaaaattaatattttttatagtaaactacatttagtggCCTCTGTAGAAATGTGGTGAGATTGACACAGTGGCTCAAAGAGCTCAACAAAATGCAGTGTAGAGCAGCAAATGTAGAGCCAAATTATTGCAGAGAAGGTTACCAGCGAAAGGGTCAGTGTCCACAATTTTCTGCCTTTTAAATTTGTGGTTTGACGTCCAAACTGGGTCAAAATTCATCTGACTTCTTCTTGACCTGTGCATCCCTCAAGTTAAACTTCTTTGGTAAATTTATCCTCCAcactacagaaaaaaaagtcaatattatttgtgtgtgttctatcatatctcaaaaactaaaagcaaTATTGAAAGCCTGATTTCACCAATATGTCTACTGCTGGTCTGAAGGCAaatccttttgtttttaaatttagtaataCACTTGTATGCCcatatatataaactatttttaatgaaaGGTAAAGTAGACAGTTTTAAGTGGTCTTTTCTCAAAAGTATTGACAAGTCAAATTCTTAAGTCATTTTCATCTCACTGGAAACAGTAGCTACTTATGGTCTTCCAAAAGCATGcctgtttgtttttaaagtctgCTTAGTGTATGCACATACAAGGCAGGTGATGTTATTCAGTACCACAGTGTGATGAGGATGGACACTGACACCATCTCAGATTAGAGCTTTTAGACACACCCAAAGACAAATTTGTCATTTATAGTTTTGCttctatgtttttgttttttctagcAAGAAAAATCTGAATTAGCAATCCctgcattggaatgtcttatTAACCATAGCAAGGACAGTAAACATATTCTTATAGCCATTAGATGCCTTTTGAGGTTACTTATTACAGAAATTGAAGAAAATGAAAggtaatattattaaaatgtgaACATGTCAATTTTTACTATGGTATATTCTGCAGTTTACTTTGCATCAaattggagaaaaaaacaaacacttaacAATATGAAATTCCTTCTATGTATTGATTGAGGGGAAACATAGTGTATTTCTATTTTTCAGGTTAAGTGTTAACAATGCCATTAGCAAAGTAAGGACAGGTAAGTGGGTtcatttattgtaatttattaATGGACAGATTCAGTAGCTACCAAGCAACTCCAGTTCTCTTAATTATATACTGtagtaacaaacattttttttctaaaggaaaagtaaatgaagatgattctaaTTGCTAGTAAATAATGACAAAaggaaatattaatttttttattacattttgatcaACAGCTTATAACAAGATACTTGTCATAAAAGCTAATAATGAATTATCAAGTGCTGAATTAGAAGATGAAGCATTGTGGTTTATGAAAATTGGTATGAAATAAATCTTAGTATGAAAAGAAAGTGATATCcttacctaaaaaaaataatacatttattaactaaatctgtagttatttttgtttatgaataaaatttcatattttactatactattgtgcatattaaatattttttaaattttaatgtcaAGAAAATTtttagactattttttttagttgatctTAACTCTTGAATTATTGTAGCCTGGAATCTAGCAATAAAATATAGAGATGATGTTTATGCAGTGAAAGAGCTTTTCAATTTATGCTATCAGgttataagaattttttttcatatttctttgAACATAGACTTTtgctttgttttcattttgattttttacaaagtttatatcaactcagtctgtctttctgtctggaacaatttttgtacacattatttctctcacacccaatcttggtTCAATttgaaatttgcacaattatttcttgtacctaatAAACAATAGAatcatttttaaacaattattatttaatagtaattaattattttgtttggtattgaataatggaaagaaattgtacttgacagacaTGGCAATaaaattacacaattatttcttgtacctaataaacaagaatcattaaaataaaattattatttaatagtaattaattattttgtttggtattgaataaTGGAAAGAAATTCTACTTGACAGACATGGCAATAAAAGTTACATTAATCCCTTTTATGCTTGtagataattattttgtagattAAATGTTTGAATCTAACAATGGATATGCATATTTtcaattttcataagcacttcactTGCACAGTTGTTAGTGAAATTGGCTTGTGGAGGCTTGAGTTGAATTCAAGttgtacaacattttttttaataaaatacattttaaaagctatCACTGTAAccttcaccaagatacccccttctttctccctccccccctccagacaaatgataggatcatagcacatagagaaagctaaaggcatgaagttgcgctaaacaaaaacaaaatatttctaatcacacatatttattatttttagtctagatttattacagatttaattacatgactgatccaaactaattaatacaattacactttatataagcttcattttttttaaagtattttattatttttcttattaacCCCTTAATTTTGTTATGAAGTTGAGTTctgtattacaatatttttgttttccttagcTTCTAACTTTGTGTTCTCTTAACATTGGAAACTACATCCAAAGCAATCACTGCCTACTTATGTCTTGTGCAGCTTGTCTTCAAATAGTGAAGAATGAGCAAGACAAGTCTCTTGTGGTAATGTTTGAGATTAAGACTTACAGTTCATTTATATGTGATATAACTATTGTTACTTaggtaaataaatctagatatgAAAAACCTTTCTTTATTATTTGATCACTTGATCTAATGCACAAGGCTGGTGTTGATTTCATTTCAGTACAATAATTTCTAATAATGCCTAAAGATTTGCTTATGAATAAGTACATTGTTATTCTTGCTAAATAGTCTGTCAATAAAAAGTATTGCATAAAATTATTGAGTGTTCTTATTTTACACATCTATAGCAAGATGTTTTGGAAGAAGTATTGAAAAATATTGAACAGTACCGCCAAGGTGAACAAAgaattgaaaaatatatatgGGCACAAGGTAATATTTTATCAATTGAAAACTGAACAATAGCtaattttctccttttttttttctttgcattacAGATAGTTTTATTGTTAATGGTTCATTAAAAGGAAGACAGTAACTCTAAGTAGTAATTTATTAGAAAGAACAAAACATGGTGTGATTTGTGGAAAGGTTATTCTAAGCATaagtcaaatctttttttttttgttcttaactATTTCTTGCATTGTAAACATTTATCCTTTTATTATCTCTAAAGAACTAGATCTTTCAATTTTTAGATGTTAATTTTAAATCTGTACGTCTTCTGATTCAGTTTCTTGTACTCAGTTGCATGATTTCTTTTCAACAACTTTTTTCTccccttttgtttttgttttaaacactattaattacatattattaataagctgaaaaaaaaagggttcatGATATTTTGAGACTTTTTTTTCAGTCAGCCCCAATTTTATTTTAGGTGTGCAGACTAAATCATCCCAAGAAGAAAAACTGCTTCATCTGTATAAATTCCAAGCTCTTTTAAAGTTGAATGATGCTAGAGCAGAAACAGTAATAGACAGTGCTCTTTTATTGCCTAACTCAGATCCTAAATTGTTTCATACTTTTGCaggtgtagttttttttttaaataccttccATTTACGTTGTAAAAAATCCTGTTAGAAATATAAACAcatcataaaaaataaataaatgcaataaaaatgatagtctatgaataaaatatatacacatgTATTTTAGCAGCTGCATTAGATCCTACAGTAAATAATGCAAAGTTAGGTGctaaagctttaaaaatatcCATAAGATTACACTTAGAAGCCTCCACTCCTGATTATGTGAAATGCAGGTAAGAAATAATCCTTTGTACTTTATATCATAATAAT includes:
- the LOC106064576 gene encoding testis-expressed protein 11-like isoform X5, which translates into the protein MKMEIPDSNQKNVFQLKGINLILKELSQDGSELLTNWEALINNALSLANSLFHILFLSLAEKAELEELATQLWNKVVILKSKKCLSALSLTKARHVAFQVVTHLYESNNDEMTIKKHVIMALKTARAWIDCKEWENAEKVLYIFHQAIQKLQHISKEKKAFNLTTEAFKKEKYEIDTDIFQGLCLSAELKFAQSQLNEAKLMVAKAKEFMQGTFPNKAGFLSLLCHNFGVDSFKDKQFGEGVFWLKESYQLGKDADDVSTSTQASTLRLLANCYMEEKNTDWIENAFNAIHLANKIDPHPAGIYLKLQLNVLDEEPNLNLILASLQEMLHHKDSSIDLVLNALHLLKKHQISSVAFQLRLEILKKFEFHPDYGLLLVTMLDSFLTESDGEFAKTFSQECIIAHNTIGRLDGATLKRFHILFWSKAAEMFENENYSGSITWYNYSLSLYSSLSPSEPNLGKLHRNLATCYLLVGETAKASTAIELSEKCEPNNAHAQYISFKVALATNDWEKAIKSLNQLVNCSPKDDDTNNIICLAAHSALEQEKSELAIPALECLINHSKDSKHILIAIRCLLRLLITEIEENERLSVNNAISKVRTAYNKILVIKANNELSSAELEDEALWFMKIAWNLAIKYRDDVYAVKELFNLCYQLLTLCSLNIGNYIQSNHCLLMSCAACLQIVKNEQDKSLVQDVLEEVLKNIEQYRQGEQRIEKYIWAQAAALDPTVNNAKLGAKALKISIRLHLEASTPDYVKCSADLRNLIELVMNRNEEEEALIYLEEAVGVIDKAKGLYPEIEIVWLMTRSWNYGLLQYNCCKYPEAEKWCCKSIKFLKYLSSAKENYEEQMITLYQDLLARATSGEE
- the LOC106064576 gene encoding testis-expressed protein 11-like isoform X3; protein product: MKMEIPDSNQKNVFQLKVILKELSQDGSELLTNWEALINNALSLANSLFHILFLSLAEKAELEELATQLWNKVVILKSKKCLSALSLTKARHVAFQVVTHLYESNNDEMTIKKHVIMALKTARAWIDCKEWENAEKVLYIFHQAIQKLQHISKEKKAFNLTTEAFKKEKYEIDTDIFQGLCLSAELKFAQSQLNEAKLMVAKAKEFMQGTFPNKAGFLSLLCHNFGVDSFKDKQFGEGVFWLKESYQLGKDADDVSTSTQASTLRLLANCYMEEKNTDWIENAFNAIHLANKIDPHPAGIYLKLQLNVLDEEPNLNLILASLQEMLHHKDSSIDLVLNALHLLKKHQISSVAFQLRLEILKKFEFHPDYGLLLVTMLDSFLTESDGEFAKTFSQECIIAHNTIGRLDGATLKRFHILFWSKAAEMFENENYSGSITWYNYSLSLYSSLSPSEPNLGKLHRNLATCYLLVGETAKASTAIELSEKCEPNNAHAQYISFKVALATNDWEKAIKSLNQLVNCSPKDDDTNNIICLAAHSALEQEKSELAIPALECLINHSKDSKHILIAIRCLLRLLITEIEENERLSVNNAISKVRTAYNKILVIKANNELSSAELEDEALWFMKIAWNLAIKYRDDVYAVKELFNLCYQLLTLCSLNIGNYIQSNHCLLMSCAACLQIVKNEQDKSLVQDVLEEVLKNIEQYRQGEQRIEKYIWAQVSPNFILGVQTKSSQEEKLLHLYKFQALLKLNDARAETVIDSALLLPNSDPKLFHTFAAAALDPTVNNAKLGAKALKISIRLHLEASTPDYVKCSADLRNLIELVMNRNEEEEALIYLEEAVGVIDKAKGLYPEIEIVWLMTRSWNYGLLQYNCCKYPEAEKWCCKSIKFLKYLSSAKENYEEQMITLYQDLLARATSGEE